A genomic window from Algoriphagus sp. Y33 includes:
- a CDS encoding ribonuclease HII has protein sequence MILKPFLEANRIEAGCDEVGRGCLAGPVVAAAVILPTDYANPWINDSKKLRKKQREELIEEIKDKALAWQIAEASVVEIDKINILNASFLAMTRAVQGLGVLPEHLLIDGNRWKSQLTIPHTCVIKGDGKYFSIAAASILAKVHRDKFMEKLAEEYPHYAWERNAGYPTKAHRSGIEEYGDCIWHRKSFRLLREQTKLAL, from the coding sequence ATGATTCTAAAACCCTTTTTAGAAGCTAATAGAATAGAAGCCGGATGTGACGAAGTTGGGCGAGGCTGTCTGGCTGGCCCAGTAGTCGCGGCGGCAGTGATTTTACCCACCGACTATGCCAACCCCTGGATCAATGACTCAAAGAAGCTGCGCAAAAAACAACGGGAAGAGCTGATCGAAGAGATCAAAGACAAAGCCTTAGCTTGGCAAATCGCTGAAGCGAGTGTGGTGGAAATAGACAAGATCAACATTCTGAATGCTTCCTTTCTTGCAATGACCCGGGCGGTACAAGGTCTAGGCGTATTACCTGAACATCTATTGATCGATGGCAACCGGTGGAAATCCCAGTTAACGATCCCACATACCTGCGTGATCAAAGGCGATGGAAAATATTTCAGTATCGCAGCAGCTTCGATTTTGGCAAAAGTTCACCGGGACAAATTCATGGAAAAGCTGGCAGAAGAATACCCACATTACGCATGGGAACGCAATGCCGGCTATCCTACCAAAGCTCATAGGTCAGGAATTGAAGAATATGGAGACTGCATCTGGCACAGAAAGAGTTTTCGACTGTTGAGGGAGCAGACTAAATTAGCCTTGTGA
- a CDS encoding glucosidase, producing MSAENIRLQEDRNHIKHWKKWGPYLTERQWGTVREDYSPDGSAWENVTHDDARSKAYRWGEEGIGGISDYKQKFCLSWAFWNGKDPFIKERLYGLTGNQGNHGEDVKEIYYYLDSTPTHSYMKMLYKYPQAEFPYQNLLQENSRRGKLDPEFELIDTGIFDEDKYFDIFIEYAKQDVEDIIAVATIHNRGPEEAKIWVMPTLWFRKTWFTGHEPFMPKLSKTDTNTIKAFNPKSGNYSITFDGNPDLKFCDNETNRERIYNIGNEKKFLKDAINDFVVHGDSSHLNPANKGTKAAAIYEITIPAGESRQVKLRMQHQVEDDTLEICDTCLEQRKKEADEFYANIQERVTDADLENIQRQAYAGMMWSKQFYYYDVERWLEGDPGRYKPPVERKKGRNSNWRHLQNYDIISMPDKWEYPWYAAWDLAFHAIPIARIDPEFAKNQLLVLLNEWYMHPNGQIPAYEWNFSDVNPPVHAYAVQRIYQIDKKANNGVGDHEFLERALHKLMINFTWWVNQKDSDGKNIFEGGFLGLDNISVFDRSHAQKYHGKLEQADATSWMAMFSLNLLRISLDLCEFNTVYQFTATKFLEHFLYIAGAMSNISEEHISLWDDEDNFFYDVFHIPGKESSKMKVRSIVGLIPLFAVEPIREDLFANLPEFKKRLDFFLREKPKLAALVSSWIQPGYDKRRLFSLLRGHRMKSVLQKMLDSDEFLSDYGIRSLSKYHEKNPYSMKIGEEILSVKYTPGESDTVMFGGNSNWRGPIWFPINFLLIESLKKFDFYYGGDFSIEYPTGSGKYMTMDIIAKELSLRCMRIFMKDENGNRPVYGASHKKYQEDPHFKDYILFYEYFHGDSGAGLGASHQTGWTGLVAEMIHKFYKIREDKDHDSKTLFRS from the coding sequence ATGTCAGCTGAGAATATACGATTACAAGAAGATAGAAATCACATCAAACATTGGAAGAAGTGGGGACCTTATCTCACTGAAAGACAATGGGGAACGGTAAGAGAAGATTATAGTCCCGATGGATCGGCCTGGGAAAATGTGACTCATGACGATGCCCGGAGTAAAGCTTATCGATGGGGCGAGGAAGGAATTGGTGGCATTTCGGATTATAAGCAGAAATTTTGTCTATCCTGGGCATTTTGGAACGGAAAAGATCCTTTTATAAAAGAGCGCCTCTATGGCTTGACAGGAAATCAAGGAAATCATGGTGAGGATGTAAAGGAAATCTATTACTACCTAGATTCTACGCCCACACATAGCTACATGAAGATGCTCTATAAGTATCCTCAAGCAGAATTCCCCTACCAGAATCTTTTGCAAGAAAACAGCAGAAGAGGCAAACTAGATCCTGAATTTGAACTGATAGACACCGGGATATTTGACGAGGATAAATACTTTGACATCTTCATCGAATATGCAAAGCAGGATGTGGAAGACATCATTGCGGTAGCGACGATCCATAACCGTGGCCCTGAGGAAGCTAAAATTTGGGTAATGCCTACGTTATGGTTCCGCAAGACCTGGTTTACAGGTCACGAGCCATTTATGCCCAAGCTATCTAAAACAGACACCAATACTATCAAAGCTTTTAATCCAAAATCAGGCAATTATTCCATTACTTTTGATGGAAATCCCGATCTGAAATTTTGCGATAACGAGACTAACAGAGAAAGAATATACAACATTGGCAATGAGAAAAAATTCCTCAAAGATGCAATCAATGACTTTGTAGTTCATGGTGATTCCAGTCATCTCAATCCTGCCAACAAAGGCACGAAAGCCGCCGCAATCTATGAAATCACTATCCCAGCAGGTGAAAGCAGACAGGTAAAACTCCGAATGCAGCATCAAGTAGAAGATGACACACTTGAAATCTGTGACACCTGTCTGGAGCAACGCAAAAAGGAAGCAGATGAATTCTATGCCAATATCCAGGAAAGAGTCACCGATGCGGATTTAGAGAATATACAGCGTCAGGCTTATGCAGGTATGATGTGGTCCAAGCAATTTTATTATTATGATGTGGAACGATGGCTGGAGGGTGACCCAGGTCGATACAAACCTCCCGTAGAGCGAAAAAAAGGGAGAAACAGCAATTGGAGACACTTGCAGAATTATGATATTATCTCCATGCCTGATAAGTGGGAATACCCTTGGTATGCGGCATGGGATTTGGCGTTTCATGCCATCCCAATTGCAAGGATAGATCCTGAGTTCGCCAAGAATCAACTTCTCGTCTTACTAAACGAATGGTATATGCATCCCAATGGTCAGATTCCGGCCTACGAGTGGAATTTTTCCGATGTGAACCCCCCTGTTCACGCGTATGCTGTTCAGCGAATTTACCAGATTGACAAAAAAGCCAATAACGGTGTAGGTGATCATGAATTTCTCGAGCGTGCTCTTCATAAATTGATGATCAACTTTACCTGGTGGGTGAATCAGAAAGATAGTGATGGCAAAAACATCTTTGAAGGAGGTTTTCTGGGACTGGATAATATTTCGGTATTTGACAGAAGCCATGCACAGAAATACCACGGCAAATTAGAGCAGGCCGATGCTACCTCATGGATGGCTATGTTCTCTCTGAATCTCCTGAGAATTTCCCTGGATTTGTGCGAATTCAATACCGTCTATCAATTCACTGCCACTAAGTTTCTGGAGCACTTCCTATACATCGCAGGTGCCATGAGCAATATCTCCGAAGAACATATTTCTCTGTGGGATGATGAGGACAATTTCTTCTACGATGTTTTTCATATTCCGGGCAAAGAATCCAGCAAAATGAAGGTGCGTTCTATTGTCGGTTTGATTCCACTTTTTGCCGTGGAACCAATTCGGGAAGATCTTTTTGCAAATCTCCCGGAGTTTAAGAAACGATTGGATTTTTTCCTTCGGGAAAAGCCAAAGTTGGCCGCACTTGTATCTAGCTGGATCCAGCCTGGCTACGACAAACGCAGATTATTTTCTCTTTTGAGAGGGCACAGAATGAAAAGCGTGCTGCAAAAAATGTTGGATTCGGACGAATTCTTAAGTGATTATGGAATCAGATCGCTTTCCAAATATCACGAGAAAAACCCTTATTCCATGAAAATCGGGGAGGAAATACTATCCGTGAAATACACGCCTGGGGAATCCGACACGGTGATGTTTGGAGGAAATTCCAACTGGCGGGGGCCAATTTGGTTTCCCATAAATTTCCTGCTCATCGAATCCTTAAAGAAATTTGACTTTTACTATGGAGGGGATTTCTCCATCGAGTATCCTACAGGTTCGGGCAAATACATGACGATGGATATCATCGCCAAAGAACTCTCACTACGATGCATGCGGATATTCATGAAAGACGAAAATGGTAACAGACCTGTGTACGGAGCCAGTCATAAAAAATATCAGGAAGACCCGCACTTCAAAGATTACATTCTCTTCTATGAGTATTTTCATGGAGACAGCGGCGCAGGCTTGGGTGCATCCCACCAGACAGGTTGGACAGGATTAGTAGCAGAGATGATTCACAAGTTTTATAAAATCAGAGAAGACAAGGATCATGATTCTAAAACCCTTTTTAGAAGCTAA
- a CDS encoding BlaI/MecI/CopY family transcriptional regulator: protein MKLSRAEEELMNHLWRMKRAFMKDLMDAYPNPKPASTTISTLLKRMQDKDFVGYEARGKLREYFPLVSKENYFSKHLKGLIKNFFNDSPAQFASFFTKKTELSEEELLALKNIIEDQLNQKK, encoded by the coding sequence ATGAAACTATCTAGGGCAGAGGAAGAACTGATGAATCATTTGTGGAGAATGAAGCGGGCTTTTATGAAAGATCTGATGGATGCATATCCTAATCCTAAGCCGGCATCCACCACAATCTCCACGTTGTTGAAACGAATGCAGGATAAGGACTTTGTGGGCTATGAGGCCAGGGGGAAATTGCGGGAATATTTTCCGCTGGTTTCTAAAGAAAATTATTTTTCCAAGCATCTGAAAGGCTTGATCAAAAACTTCTTTAATGATTCACCGGCACAGTTTGCCTCCTTTTTCACCAAAAAGACAGAACTCTCTGAAGAGGAATTATTAGCTCTTAAAAATATTATTGAAGACCAGTTAAATCAGAAAAAATGA
- a CDS encoding glycosyltransferase family protein — protein MKFLFIVQGEGRGHMTQAIAFSQMLRKQGHELAGVILGKSKRRTIPEFFSREISVPVHLVDSPNFACDKDDKTILISKTIRTNFAKSGTFWRSLHQIDKIVTDETPDIILNFYDLLGGVYNAFFRPRATYWVIGHQYLIYHPEFKFAPAKGLNKFFFKLNTRITALGATEKLALSFYELKSTDKITVMPPLLREEVKNMKPMSGDFFLTYIVNSGYGTEVLSYAKSNPHLKIRAYWDKKDAAETEHPLPNLSFHRVHDKNFLRDMAACKGLVSTAGFESICEAMYLGKPVMVIPLQGQYEQACNAVDTAHSGAGIASDNFDFSKLENLIQAQFNTGNSIQPWIETWPEALLQLIPETKITERDFILTLPLS, from the coding sequence ATGAAATTTCTCTTTATCGTCCAAGGCGAAGGGCGCGGTCATATGACTCAAGCCATCGCATTCTCCCAAATGCTAAGAAAACAAGGTCATGAATTAGCTGGAGTTATTTTGGGAAAAAGCAAACGAAGGACTATTCCCGAGTTTTTCTCCCGAGAAATATCAGTACCGGTTCATCTAGTGGACAGCCCCAATTTTGCCTGCGATAAGGATGATAAAACAATCTTAATCAGTAAAACCATCCGAACAAACTTTGCAAAGTCAGGTACCTTTTGGCGAAGTCTTCATCAAATCGACAAAATAGTCACGGATGAAACTCCTGATATCATTTTGAATTTTTATGACTTATTGGGAGGTGTTTACAACGCCTTTTTCCGTCCCCGTGCCACTTATTGGGTTATCGGCCATCAGTATTTAATCTATCATCCTGAGTTCAAATTTGCTCCTGCGAAAGGGTTAAATAAGTTCTTTTTCAAGCTCAATACCCGAATAACTGCTTTGGGAGCAACTGAAAAACTTGCGCTTTCATTTTATGAGTTAAAGTCTACAGACAAAATTACCGTAATGCCTCCGCTGCTGAGAGAGGAAGTAAAAAACATGAAGCCCATGTCAGGTGACTTTTTCCTTACCTACATAGTCAATAGTGGCTACGGCACCGAAGTTCTCTCTTACGCTAAGTCAAATCCCCATCTTAAAATACGGGCATATTGGGATAAAAAAGATGCGGCTGAGACTGAGCATCCCTTACCAAACCTGAGCTTCCATAGAGTTCATGACAAGAATTTTCTTCGAGACATGGCTGCCTGCAAAGGTCTTGTAAGTACTGCAGGTTTTGAATCCATTTGCGAAGCAATGTATCTTGGAAAACCCGTAATGGTAATTCCCTTACAAGGACAATATGAACAGGCTTGCAATGCCGTGGACACGGCACATTCAGGAGCCGGAATAGCCTCGGACAACTTTGATTTCTCAAAGCTTGAAAACCTAATCCAAGCGCAATTTAATACTGGGAATTCTATTCAGCCCTGGATAGAAACATGGCCTGAAGCACTCCTACAGCTAATCCCCGAAACAAAAATAACTGAGCGGGATTTTATCTTAACCCTGCCACTTTCTTAA
- a CDS encoding multidrug efflux SMR transporter, whose protein sequence is MNWILLIIGGLFEVGFASCLGKAKHATGTAVYGWYTGFIICLAISMLLLIKATQTLPIGTAYAVWTGIGAVGTALVGIFVFRESAEFWRLFFMATLIGSIIGLKFVSSH, encoded by the coding sequence ATGAACTGGATATTATTGATCATCGGTGGATTATTTGAAGTAGGATTCGCATCATGTCTAGGCAAGGCAAAGCATGCCACAGGAACGGCAGTGTATGGCTGGTATACCGGCTTTATCATTTGTCTGGCTATAAGCATGCTTCTACTGATCAAAGCTACTCAAACTCTCCCCATTGGAACTGCTTATGCAGTCTGGACGGGAATAGGCGCGGTAGGTACAGCCTTGGTGGGTATTTTCGTATTTAGAGAGTCAGCGGAATTCTGGCGGTTGTTTTTTATGGCCACATTGATTGGATCCATAATCGGGTTGAAATTTGTATCATCCCATTAA
- a CDS encoding UDP-2,3-diacylglucosamine diphosphatase, which translates to MKTQFKTIVVSDVHLGTKGSKAKEIARFLKQYNCENLILNGDIIDGWQLKKSGSWKRKHTRFFNRILKMIENHSTKVYYLRGNHDDFLDQILPFQMGNLSIQKDMIYESHGKKYFITHGDVFDSITTNLRWIAYLGDIGYTFLLWLNSVVNHYRIKRGLPYFSLSQYVKGKVKSAVSYIDQYEEELAKMAKAKGCDGIICGHIHKPENRVIDGIQYLNSGDWVETMSALAEDHEGNWQLIYYNEINFKEAYDDSLQQFFIGKQETTMVRMREVSFTKPTDDLESPSITSIQ; encoded by the coding sequence GTGAAAACCCAATTCAAAACGATAGTAGTATCCGATGTACATTTGGGTACCAAAGGCTCCAAAGCCAAAGAAATCGCTCGGTTTCTTAAGCAGTATAACTGTGAGAATCTCATCCTGAACGGTGATATCATCGACGGCTGGCAGCTCAAAAAGTCAGGCTCCTGGAAAAGGAAGCATACCCGCTTTTTCAACAGAATTCTGAAAATGATTGAGAACCACAGTACTAAGGTATACTACTTACGTGGCAACCACGATGATTTTCTGGATCAGATTCTTCCATTTCAAATGGGGAACCTCTCGATCCAAAAAGACATGATCTATGAAAGCCATGGTAAAAAATACTTCATCACTCACGGTGACGTGTTTGACAGCATCACTACCAACCTTCGCTGGATAGCCTACTTGGGAGATATTGGCTATACTTTTTTGCTATGGCTGAATAGTGTGGTCAACCATTATCGGATTAAACGCGGGCTCCCTTATTTTTCTCTCTCACAATATGTTAAAGGCAAAGTCAAGTCCGCCGTTTCCTACATCGACCAATATGAGGAAGAACTGGCAAAAATGGCTAAAGCTAAGGGTTGTGACGGAATCATCTGCGGACACATTCACAAACCCGAAAACAGGGTAATAGACGGTATTCAATACTTGAATTCGGGTGACTGGGTGGAGACCATGAGTGCACTGGCAGAAGACCACGAAGGGAATTGGCAGCTTATCTACTACAATGAAATCAATTTCAAAGAAGCTTATGACGATAGTCTACAGCAATTTTTCATCGGCAAACAGGAGACTACAATGGTGCGTATGAGAGAGGTTTCCTTTACCAAGCCAACTGATGATTTGGAATCGCCGTCCATTACTTCCATCCAATGA
- a CDS encoding DUF1328 domain-containing protein, with the protein MLRWILIFLVIALIAAVLGFGGIAAGAASIAQIIFYIFLVLLVISLVMHLLKRT; encoded by the coding sequence ATGTTACGCTGGATTTTAATTTTCTTAGTAATCGCACTTATTGCCGCGGTTTTGGGCTTTGGAGGAATAGCTGCCGGGGCAGCTTCTATTGCCCAAATCATCTTCTACATTTTCTTGGTTTTGCTAGTGATCTCGCTGGTAATGCATCTCTTAAAGAGAACATGA
- a CDS encoding HNH endonuclease, which translates to MEKRVLVLNMDHSPVAVVSPQKAIVLLLMEKANCLSVYDLLQIRTVSRSFEYPAVICLNHYKNIPYRGVLLNRINLFRRDHGECQYCGSKRQLTIDHVVPRSKGGKSSWTNLTTACHRCNVLKGDKSPEQVGLTIKTKPFKPSLAYFLSEYAEKQAEEWLPFLNSKMLQG; encoded by the coding sequence ATGGAAAAGCGGGTATTGGTGTTGAATATGGATCATTCTCCCGTGGCGGTAGTTTCGCCACAAAAAGCCATCGTCCTACTTTTAATGGAAAAGGCAAATTGCTTGTCTGTGTATGATTTACTTCAGATACGTACTGTCAGCCGCAGCTTTGAATATCCTGCTGTGATCTGCCTGAATCATTATAAAAACATTCCCTATCGTGGAGTACTTCTCAACCGGATAAATCTTTTTAGAAGAGATCATGGTGAATGTCAGTATTGTGGAAGCAAGAGACAGTTGACCATAGATCATGTGGTACCGCGGTCCAAGGGTGGAAAATCCAGCTGGACCAATTTGACCACAGCCTGTCATAGGTGCAATGTACTGAAGGGTGATAAAAGTCCGGAGCAAGTTGGGCTTACTATAAAGACTAAACCTTTTAAGCCATCTTTAGCCTATTTTTTGTCAGAATATGCCGAAAAGCAGGCAGAAGAATGGCTGCCGTTTTTGAATTCCAAGATGCTTCAGGGCTGA
- a CDS encoding DUF502 domain-containing protein encodes MNKEPFPTVERQYNSKRGLILDSLLQGFLILLPLTIILILLSIVFNFIFGIVAPLSAALDPGADDPHWLINLLSLAIFCTFIFLIGLLVRNKVGKVYFKSFEKKYLTRIPLYNLIHQTVYQFVGLKKLPFSEVVLLDPFRSGTMMTGFITDQIGEKLYTVFVPTAPNPTNGNIYHVPKELITFLSVSTQDAMRTVMGMGTGTAGILAGLDLSDIRADGSLQEIEKSKLVDDNMDGMRPLSS; translated from the coding sequence ATGAATAAAGAGCCTTTTCCCACAGTTGAAAGACAGTATAATTCTAAACGAGGTTTAATTTTAGACAGCTTGTTGCAGGGTTTTTTAATTCTGCTTCCACTTACCATAATTTTAATCCTTCTTTCAATTGTATTCAATTTTATTTTTGGAATTGTAGCTCCCCTAAGCGCAGCTTTGGATCCGGGTGCTGATGACCCCCATTGGTTGATCAATCTGCTTTCACTAGCTATCTTCTGTACATTTATTTTCTTGATAGGCCTACTCGTTCGTAATAAAGTAGGAAAAGTTTATTTCAAAAGTTTTGAGAAGAAATACCTTACCAGAATTCCACTTTATAATTTAATTCACCAGACAGTATATCAGTTTGTAGGTTTGAAAAAACTTCCTTTTTCTGAAGTTGTGCTTTTGGATCCATTTAGATCAGGAACCATGATGACAGGTTTTATTACAGATCAAATTGGTGAAAAACTCTACACCGTTTTTGTACCTACCGCTCCAAACCCCACAAATGGAAATATTTACCATGTACCGAAAGAGCTAATAACATTTTTGAGTGTAAGTACGCAGGATGCCATGCGGACAGTAATGGGGATGGGTACAGGCACCGCCGGGATACTGGCGGGATTGGATCTTTCGGATATTCGTGCTGATGGCAGTCTACAGGAAATAGAAAAAAGTAAACTAGTGGATGATAATATGGATGGAATGCGCCCCCTTTCCAGCTAG
- the smpB gene encoding SsrA-binding protein SmpB: protein MAKDNKFDKVINIKNRKASFQFEFVDTYVAGMVLKGTEIKSIREAKVSLTEAFCIFLDGQLYVRQMHIAPYSMAASYNHVAIRDRKLLMSKKELEKLETKSQEKGLTIIPVRIFINDRGMAKMEIALGRGKKSHDKRQDLKEKDAKREIRRMAFD from the coding sequence ATGGCTAAGGATAATAAGTTTGACAAAGTCATCAACATAAAAAACAGAAAGGCAAGTTTTCAGTTTGAATTTGTAGATACTTATGTAGCAGGAATGGTGCTAAAAGGAACTGAGATCAAGTCCATCCGTGAAGCAAAAGTATCACTGACTGAAGCGTTCTGCATTTTTTTGGACGGACAACTATACGTGCGACAGATGCATATCGCCCCATATTCCATGGCAGCGAGTTATAATCATGTCGCAATTCGCGATAGAAAGTTATTGATGAGCAAGAAGGAACTCGAAAAATTGGAAACTAAGTCTCAGGAAAAAGGGCTGACTATCATTCCTGTTCGTATATTTATCAATGACCGGGGGATGGCAAAAATGGAGATAGCGCTAGGCCGGGGCAAGAAATCACACGATAAAAGACAGGATCTGAAGGAAAAAGATGCAAAAAGAGAAATCCGGCGAATGGCCTTTGATTGA
- a CDS encoding M56 family metallopeptidase has product MIAYLLKAIACLLILLLVHRLLLQREAMHRFNRFFLLFSVVVSFLVPVFTIEVPETVKEAILEESAQVNAGEYYTESISSTHIEETPVFTEREEVQSELDRKYLLIGVYSLISLIFLFRFVRNITILINRIQRNVKIIYRGQTLVLLQEESLPYSFLKYIFVAESDLSSGKFTEAIFDHERTHVEEKHSWDILFIEALMVPLWFHPGLYWAKASIKLNHEFIADKVALRTTSLEKYESQLLAMMLSGQKYGLVSSLNFSLTKKRFEMMKRKTKNLNTWIKVIALVPVLGALVYVFSERVTAKADGTILESEVYVNNSNLSYLEEMDFDLTFTLRPNGEILYKSEMYDLATVKELILETETSLDAVKINLVTDPGISMGDLSDFQEVLRELDIRKIHFVSNDQEVNDDSKGKYDESDSYRIAGAAQVNGSIVAQPEEKEEYYRNASIFVEDESGNLKPKAYKGLTEIEKSFLHNPPKSPKRNSPSLSEFEAWKNSDDFALWFDGKVIPNSKLEDLNISDIVFFHDSYVHKNARSERFPQEHQVNIYSEEAYERTYGSKSNFGKPFTPAHKLYIYPAARRVNAGKPWAKKEKEPISQMINPFASYDSYVKEMNDYKSSLDQGAHFIRKKEDEQNQLMSRFLDLSGKYLRLSESEKRQIGKPKHPYAPYLKLEQNGKVIYKMWENLTESEKLQFPTPHSITGRSKKLLAYDRQLNAYELNRNDGEHYINKSSWKQHLSMDQYRQVQKQYALLPLEEKQQTAAPTHPYSPYVRISKNGLDSFKLAKDLTEEERQNLGC; this is encoded by the coding sequence ATGATAGCCTACCTTCTGAAAGCCATAGCTTGCTTGCTTATTCTGCTTCTTGTGCACCGATTGCTTTTGCAGCGTGAAGCAATGCACAGGTTCAATAGATTTTTCCTGCTGTTTTCTGTGGTAGTGTCCTTTCTTGTTCCGGTTTTTACGATTGAAGTGCCCGAGACAGTAAAAGAAGCAATTCTGGAAGAGTCAGCTCAGGTGAATGCGGGGGAATATTACACTGAGTCTATTAGCTCCACGCACATAGAGGAAACACCAGTCTTTACTGAAAGAGAAGAAGTCCAATCTGAATTGGACCGGAAATACCTATTGATTGGTGTTTACAGTCTGATTTCGTTGATTTTTTTGTTTCGTTTTGTCCGGAATATCACCATTCTTATCAACCGGATTCAGAGAAATGTAAAGATTATTTATAGAGGGCAAACTCTAGTTTTGCTCCAAGAAGAGTCGCTCCCTTATTCCTTTCTGAAATACATTTTCGTAGCTGAGTCGGATCTTTCAAGCGGAAAGTTTACCGAGGCTATTTTCGATCACGAACGTACGCATGTAGAGGAAAAGCATAGCTGGGATATCCTATTTATTGAAGCATTGATGGTGCCGCTGTGGTTTCATCCCGGGCTTTATTGGGCGAAGGCAAGCATCAAACTCAATCATGAATTTATAGCAGATAAAGTGGCATTGCGCACTACTTCACTGGAAAAATACGAGAGCCAACTGCTGGCAATGATGCTTTCCGGCCAAAAGTATGGTTTGGTAAGCAGTTTGAATTTTTCATTAACCAAAAAACGATTTGAAATGATGAAGAGAAAAACAAAGAATTTGAATACGTGGATCAAGGTGATTGCTTTGGTTCCGGTGCTGGGAGCGTTGGTTTACGTTTTTAGTGAAAGAGTGACGGCAAAAGCTGATGGCACAATCCTGGAGAGTGAGGTTTATGTAAACAATTCAAATCTAAGTTATTTAGAAGAAATGGATTTTGACTTGACCTTTACGCTAAGACCAAATGGTGAAATTCTTTATAAAAGTGAAATGTATGATCTAGCAACTGTAAAGGAGTTGATTCTTGAGACAGAAACCTCATTGGATGCTGTAAAGATTAACTTGGTGACGGATCCAGGGATTTCAATGGGAGATCTGAGCGATTTTCAGGAAGTATTAAGGGAATTGGATATCCGTAAAATTCACTTTGTTTCCAACGATCAGGAAGTAAATGATGATTCAAAAGGTAAGTATGATGAATCCGATAGTTATCGAATAGCAGGTGCAGCCCAAGTGAATGGAAGTATAGTCGCTCAGCCTGAGGAGAAGGAAGAATATTACAGAAATGCTTCTATTTTTGTCGAAGATGAATCAGGTAATTTAAAACCAAAAGCTTACAAAGGATTGACTGAAATCGAAAAGTCTTTTTTGCATAATCCTCCAAAATCTCCGAAGAGAAACTCACCTTCATTAAGTGAATTCGAGGCATGGAAAAACTCAGATGATTTTGCCCTTTGGTTTGATGGTAAGGTTATTCCTAATTCTAAGTTGGAAGACTTGAATATTTCTGACATAGTTTTTTTTCATGATAGTTATGTACACAAAAATGCCCGTTCCGAAAGATTCCCTCAGGAGCATCAGGTGAATATATATAGTGAAGAGGCTTATGAGAGGACGTATGGTTCGAAATCCAATTTTGGCAAACCGTTCACTCCAGCTCACAAACTATATATATATCCTGCAGCTAGGAGAGTGAATGCGGGTAAGCCTTGGGCGAAAAAAGAAAAAGAGCCTATTTCTCAAATGATCAATCCCTTTGCATCGTATGATAGCTATGTAAAAGAAATGAATGACTATAAATCCAGTCTCGATCAAGGGGCACATTTCATCAGAAAAAAAGAAGATGAGCAAAACCAACTGATGTCTCGGTTTTTGGACTTATCAGGCAAATACCTTAGGCTTTCTGAGTCCGAAAAACGACAGATAGGTAAGCCAAAGCATCCTTATGCTCCTTATTTGAAGCTTGAACAGAATGGAAAGGTGATTTACAAAATGTGGGAAAACCTCACCGAATCAGAGAAATTACAATTTCCTACTCCTCATTCTATAACAGGGAGATCAAAGAAATTGTTGGCTTATGACAGGCAATTGAATGCTTACGAATTGAACAGGAACGACGGAGAGCATTATATTAACAAATCGAGCTGGAAACAGCATTTGAGCATGGACCAGTACCGGCAGGTTCAAAAGCAATATGCCCTTTTGCCCTTGGAGGAAAAACAACAGACAGCAGCCCCCACTCATCCATACTCTCCTTATGTAAGAATATCAAAAAATGGCTTGGATTCTTTCAAATTAGCCAAAGACCTTACTGAAGAAGAAAGGCAGAACTTGGGTTGCTGA